A window from Candidatus Omnitrophota bacterium encodes these proteins:
- the rfaE1 gene encoding D-glycero-beta-D-manno-heptose-7-phosphate kinase produces MDAKRFKRIISKFNRAKVLVIGDFMLDEFIWGEVSRISPEAPVPVVKVNSKSFMPGGALNVVNNISMLGGRVFPCGVIGRDRNGKKLIGYLKERGTDTKGVFSTCQRPTTSKTRIVARHQQVVRVDTEDENPVDLKLINRIIAFVRDRIVSVDIILIEDYGKGIITPRLLLEVLSIARRHKKIIAVDPKGDNFSYYKGVTIITPNHHEAQAVTGIKLSGENALERTGKKLLNELKVQAVLITLGEAGMCLFESSGKITHIPTKAQEVFDVSGAGDTVIASVGLALASGATMQEAAAISNYAAGIVVGKLGIATVTQDELLKSIVQGAKQEEIHRNKKKLKEDFH; encoded by the coding sequence ATGGATGCTAAAAGATTTAAAAGGATTATTTCTAAGTTTAATCGCGCCAAGGTGTTAGTCATTGGCGACTTTATGCTCGATGAGTTTATCTGGGGCGAGGTATCTCGCATTTCTCCAGAAGCGCCTGTGCCGGTTGTCAAAGTCAATTCTAAATCATTTATGCCCGGTGGAGCGCTTAACGTGGTTAATAATATTTCTATGCTGGGAGGAAGAGTTTTTCCATGCGGGGTGATTGGCCGGGACAGAAACGGAAAGAAATTAATCGGATATTTGAAAGAGCGGGGAACCGACACCAAAGGCGTATTTTCTACCTGCCAGCGGCCAACTACCTCAAAAACAAGGATTGTCGCCCGGCATCAGCAAGTAGTAAGAGTGGACACCGAAGACGAAAATCCTGTGGATCTCAAGCTTATTAACCGGATTATAGCATTTGTCCGGGATAGGATCGTCTCTGTGGATATTATTTTGATCGAGGATTATGGCAAAGGAATAATTACTCCCCGCTTACTTTTAGAGGTTTTGTCTATTGCCAGAAGACATAAAAAAATAATAGCCGTTGACCCAAAAGGAGATAATTTTTCTTATTATAAAGGAGTAACGATTATTACTCCCAATCATCATGAGGCGCAGGCAGTAACAGGAATAAAACTAAGCGGCGAAAATGCCTTGGAGCGAACAGGTAAGAAGCTGTTAAATGAACTAAAGGTTCAGGCAGTGCTGATCACTCTTGGTGAAGCAGGGATGTGTTTATTTGAATCGTCAGGCAAGATAACCCATATTCCTACAAAAGCCCAGGAAGTTTTTGATGTGTCTGGAGCAGGTGATACAGTAATTGCTTCAGTTGGTCTGGCTTTGGCTAGCGGCGCGACCATGCAGGAAGCAGCAGCTATTTCTAATTATGCAGCCGGGATTGTAGTGGGTAAACTGGGTATAGCGACGGTAACCCAAGACGAATTGCTGAAAAGTATAGTTCAAGGTGCAAAGCAGGAAGAAATACATAGAAATAAGAAGAAGCTCAAAGAAGATTTCCATTAA
- the kdsB gene encoding 3-deoxy-manno-octulosonate cytidylyltransferase, whose product MDVIGVIPARYESSRFPGKVLANILGRTMIQWVWEAASKAHLLEDLIIATDDEKVMKAIEAFGGKGILTSKGHLSGADRICEIVNPLDVKVIVNIQGDEPLIKPAMIDDLASVLVEDPSTQMVTLKHEIQDRVQLHDPNIVKVVTDKDGFALYFSRSCIPYQVKQTEGSVFSPHGVYKHIGMYAYTKDFLFSFANFIPSSLEKAESLEQLRVLEHGCKIKVVETKYDSISVDTPRDLDEVKKRIQ is encoded by the coding sequence ATGGATGTTATTGGTGTAATTCCAGCACGTTATGAATCCTCCCGGTTTCCCGGCAAGGTGTTAGCCAATATTTTAGGCCGAACCATGATCCAGTGGGTTTGGGAAGCTGCCAGCAAGGCCCATTTGCTGGAGGATTTGATTATAGCCACTGACGATGAAAAGGTGATGAAGGCAATAGAGGCTTTCGGAGGAAAGGGTATTTTAACATCAAAAGGTCATCTTAGCGGTGCAGATAGGATATGCGAGATAGTCAATCCTTTGGATGTCAAGGTAATTGTAAATATCCAGGGCGATGAACCGCTGATTAAACCGGCGATGATTGATGATTTAGCCAGCGTCCTGGTCGAAGACCCTTCTACCCAAATGGTTACCTTAAAGCATGAGATACAGGACAGGGTTCAGCTGCATGATCCAAACATAGTTAAAGTAGTGACTGACAAGGATGGTTTTGCTTTATATTTCTCACGCTCATGCATTCCTTATCAGGTTAAACAAACAGAAGGATCAGTCTTTTCCCCGCACGGGGTATATAAACACATCGGGATGTATGCTTATACTAAAGATTTTTTGTTTAGTTTTGCTAATTTTATTCCATCCTCTTTGGAAAAAGCAGAATCCCTCGAACAACTGCGGGTCTTAGAGCACGGCTGTAAAATAAAGGTTGTTGAAACAAAGTATGATTCTATCAGCGTAGATACACCGCGGGATTTAGACGAGGTAAAGAAACGGATACAATAA